DNA from Acidobacteriota bacterium:
CCTGAACTGGAACTTGCGAACGATGAACACGAAGAAGCAGATCCTCTTTACGGCCCTGATGGTCGCCGGCGCCCTGGTGTTCGGCATGATCATCGCCGGCGGGCTGAATCTCACCGAACCGACGCGCGCCGAGGAAACGGCCCTGCCAGCCGTGGCAGCGGAGAAGGATGCGCGGGACGAGCAGGCGAGACGGGTCGAGCGCCACGCGAGGACCGCGATCGACAGCTTCGCCGATCTGGCGGAGGCGGTTTTGCCGGCGGTCGTGACGGTCAAGGTCGTGCGGATCGAGGAGGCGCCGGAGCTCCGGGGCTTCCAGGACTTCTTCCGGCGCGTTCCGGGACAGCCGCAACCGGAGCAGGAGGAGCAGCGCTTCCCCGGTGCCGGGAGCGGCTTCCTGATCTCCGCCGACGGCTGGATCGTGACGAACAACCACGTGGTCGAGCGGGCGGAGAGGATCCAGGTCGGCATGGACGGCCGCGACTACGCCGCCGAAGTCAAGGGCCGGGACCGCGAGACGGATCTGGCGCTGCTCAAGATCGACGCCGGGGAGGACCTCCCGCACCTGCCGCTCGGTGACTCGGACGCACTCCGGGTAGGCGACTGGGTCATGGCGGTCGGCAACCCGCTGAACTTCGAGGCGTCGGTGACCGTGGGCGTCGTGAGTGCCATGGGACGTTCGATCGCGATCGAGAACAACCGGCGTGACTTCGCCAACTACATCCAGACCGACGCCGCGATCAACCTGGGGAACTCCGGCGGTCCCCTGGTCAACACCGCCGGGGAGGTGGTCGGGATCGCGACCGGCAAGGCGTTCGCCGAGAACATCGGCTTCGCGGTGCCCGTGGACGTGCTCGAAGGCGTGCTTCCCCAGCTACGGGACACAGGCCGGGTCCGGCGAGGTTATCTGGGCGTCAACATTCGCGACCTGGAGCACATCGAGGCCCGCTACTACGGGCTGGAGGGGCCGGATGGTGCGTTCGTCTCGAACGTTCAATCGGACACTCCGGCGGCGAAGGCGGGAGTCGAGGCCGGCGACGTCATCCTCGGTGTTGACGAGCATGAAGTGGAAGGGACGCGCGACCTGATCGACTACGTGGCCGCGCTGCCGCCGGGTCGCGACGTTCGATTGCAGGTGCTGCGCGACTCCGAACGCATCCGACTCGACGTCAAGCTCGAGGAGCGGCCGTCCCTCATCGCGGAGCAGGAGGAACCGACGCCGGCCGCGCCGCCTCGCGAGGAGAGCATGGACTGGCTCGGCCTGGAACTCCGGCCGCTGACGCGGACCCTGCGCGAGCGCGCCCAGTTGGACCGCGGCCAGCGCGGCGTCTTCGTATCCGGCGTCTCCGCTCGCAGCGTGTTCGCGGAAAAGGGCTTCCAGGAAGGGCTGGTGATCGTCGGTATCAACGACGCCGCGATCGAGAGTCTCGGCGATCTGGAGGAGGCGGCGGCCGACCTCGAGTCCGGCGATCTCGTCCGCGTCGAAGCGCTTCTTCCGGGCGGCCAGCGCTTCTTCTCGGTGATCGAAGTACCCTGACGTTTCCGCGGAGGTTCTTCCCTTGACGCGGCCCACAGGCCCGCGGGTGCTCGTGGTCGACGACGAGGAGTCGATTCGGGCGTCACTCCGGATGATCCTCGAGTTCGAGCGCTACCGCGTCGACGAGGCGGCGAACGGCCGGGAAGCGCTGAGGCGAGTGATGACGAGGCCCCCGGCCGCCGTCCTGCTCGACATCAAGATGCCCGAGATGGACGGTCTGTCGACGCTGTCGGGCTTGCGGGAGCGGGGCCACGACATGCCGGTGGTCATGATCAGCGGCCACGGCGACATCGCCGCGGCCGTCGAGGCGACACGCCTGGGCGCGTACGACTTCCTGGAAAAGCCGCTGGAGCGCGACCGGGTTCTACTGGCGCTTCGCAACGCCGTTGAACGGCAACGGCTCCGGGACGAGAACCGGGAACTCAGGCGGGCTCCCTCCGAGCTGGTCGGAGAGTCCCCGGCGATGCAGGAACTCCGGGCCACGATCGAGCGCGCCGCACCGACTCCGGCCACCGTGCTGATCACGGGCGAGAGCGGAGTTGGCAAGGAACTCGTCGCCCGCGCGCTTCACGCCGGCAGCCAGCGCAGCGAAATGCCCCTGGTCCAGGTCAACTGCGCTGCCATTCCGGACGAGTTGATCGAGTCCGAGCTCTTCGGTCACGAGAAGGGCGCCTTTACCGGCGCCGTGCGCCGCCAGGTGGGGAAGTTCACGGCCGCCGACGGCGGTACGATCTTTCTGGACGAAATCGGCGACATGTCCGCGCGGACCCAGGCGAAGGTGCTGCGCGCCCTCCAGAGCGGCGAGATCGAACCGGTGGGCGCCAGGATGGCGACGACGGTCGATGTCCGGGTCGTGGCCGCGACACACCGCGATCTTCCGGCGGAGATCGAGGCCGGACGCTTTCGCGAGGATCTCTTCTACCGTCTGAACGTCGTGCCCGTACACGCGCCGCCGCTTCGCGAGCGGCTTGAGGATCTTCCGTTGCTGGTGGAGCACTTCATCGAGCTCTTTGCGATCGAGAACAACTACCGTCAGAAGAGCCTGACCACGGGTGCTATACGGCAGTTACAGGCGATGCCGTGGCGCGGCAACGTCCGGGAACTGAAGAACCTGCTCGAGCGCGTGCTGATCCTGAGCCCGGGCGACAGGATCGACCGGGCAGCCGTCCTCAGTCTTGCGGGTTCCGTGCGTGGTGGCCTCTCGGAGGCTATTCTCGCGCTTCCCACCCTGCGCGAATTCAGGGAAAGTTCGGAACGAATGTACCTGGCGAAGAAGCTCGAGGAGCACGGCTGGAACGTGACCCGTACCGCGAAGGCCATCGGGACGCCGAGGAGCAACCTGTACAAGAAGATGGAGCAGTACGGGCTCCGCCGGGAGGCGGCGCCTTGATCGCCGAGCGGCCTGGAGCCCTGGCTCCGCACCGGATCCTCGTCGCCAAGCCCGGGCTGGACGGCCACGACCGTGGCGCCAAGGTGGTCGCGCGCGCGCTGCGCGACGCGGGATTCGAGGTGATCTACACCGGTCTTCGGAAGACGCCGGAGCAGATCGTCGCCGCGGCCGTGCAGGAAGACGTGCGGGCCGTCGGTCTGTCGATCCTCTCCGGAGCCCACAACACCCTGCTGCCGGAGGTGGTGGAGGGTCTGCACGTCGCCGGGGCCGACGACGTGCTCGTCTTTGCCGGGGGC
Protein-coding regions in this window:
- a CDS encoding sigma-54 dependent transcriptional regulator is translated as MTRPTGPRVLVVDDEESIRASLRMILEFERYRVDEAANGREALRRVMTRPPAAVLLDIKMPEMDGLSTLSGLRERGHDMPVVMISGHGDIAAAVEATRLGAYDFLEKPLERDRVLLALRNAVERQRLRDENRELRRAPSELVGESPAMQELRATIERAAPTPATVLITGESGVGKELVARALHAGSQRSEMPLVQVNCAAIPDELIESELFGHEKGAFTGAVRRQVGKFTAADGGTIFLDEIGDMSARTQAKVLRALQSGEIEPVGARMATTVDVRVVAATHRDLPAEIEAGRFREDLFYRLNVVPVHAPPLRERLEDLPLLVEHFIELFAIENNYRQKSLTTGAIRQLQAMPWRGNVRELKNLLERVLILSPGDRIDRAAVLSLAGSVRGGLSEAILALPTLREFRESSERMYLAKKLEEHGWNVTRTAKAIGTPRSNLYKKMEQYGLRREAAP
- a CDS encoding cobalamin B12-binding domain-containing protein: MAPHRILVAKPGLDGHDRGAKVVARALRDAGFEVIYTGLRKTPEQIVAAAVQEDVRAVGLSILSGAHNTLLPEVVEGLHVAGADDVLVFAGGIVPDADIAELKAAGVDEVFPPGSSTATIVEYLNRRLAAAGPAGGAGS
- a CDS encoding trypsin-like peptidase domain-containing protein gives rise to the protein MNTKKQILFTALMVAGALVFGMIIAGGLNLTEPTRAEETALPAVAAEKDARDEQARRVERHARTAIDSFADLAEAVLPAVVTVKVVRIEEAPELRGFQDFFRRVPGQPQPEQEEQRFPGAGSGFLISADGWIVTNNHVVERAERIQVGMDGRDYAAEVKGRDRETDLALLKIDAGEDLPHLPLGDSDALRVGDWVMAVGNPLNFEASVTVGVVSAMGRSIAIENNRRDFANYIQTDAAINLGNSGGPLVNTAGEVVGIATGKAFAENIGFAVPVDVLEGVLPQLRDTGRVRRGYLGVNIRDLEHIEARYYGLEGPDGAFVSNVQSDTPAAKAGVEAGDVILGVDEHEVEGTRDLIDYVAALPPGRDVRLQVLRDSERIRLDVKLEERPSLIAEQEEPTPAAPPREESMDWLGLELRPLTRTLRERAQLDRGQRGVFVSGVSARSVFAEKGFQEGLVIVGINDAAIESLGDLEEAAADLESGDLVRVEALLPGGQRFFSVIEVP